One part of the Streptomyces nigra genome encodes these proteins:
- a CDS encoding SDR family NAD(P)-dependent oxidoreductase — MSDFEGLTALVTGGASGIGRATADLLAERGARVAVLDLDPSSVDEPLLAYRADVTDDTSVRAAVADAVAALGGLDVLVNNAGVGAQGTVEDNDDTEWHRVLDVNVLGMVRVARAALPHLRASAHAAIVNTCSIAATAGLPQRALYSASKGAVHALTLAMAADHVREGVRVNCVNPGTVDTPWVGRLLDAAPDPAAERAALEARQPTGRLVSAAQVAGAIAYLASPLSGATTGTALAVDGGMQGLRLRQVAR; from the coding sequence ATGAGCGACTTCGAGGGACTCACGGCGCTGGTGACGGGAGGCGCCTCCGGCATCGGCCGGGCCACGGCCGACCTCCTCGCCGAGCGCGGCGCCCGCGTCGCCGTCCTCGACCTCGACCCGTCCTCCGTCGACGAGCCGCTGCTCGCGTACCGCGCCGACGTCACCGACGACACCTCCGTCCGGGCGGCCGTCGCCGACGCCGTGGCCGCGCTCGGCGGACTCGACGTGCTGGTCAACAACGCGGGCGTCGGGGCCCAGGGCACCGTCGAGGACAACGACGACACCGAATGGCACCGGGTCCTGGACGTCAACGTCCTCGGCATGGTCCGCGTGGCCCGCGCCGCGCTCCCGCATCTACGGGCCTCCGCGCACGCGGCGATCGTCAACACCTGCTCCATCGCGGCGACCGCCGGGCTTCCGCAGCGCGCCCTCTACAGCGCGTCCAAGGGCGCCGTGCACGCCCTCACCCTCGCCATGGCCGCCGACCACGTCCGCGAGGGCGTCCGTGTGAACTGCGTCAACCCCGGCACCGTGGACACCCCGTGGGTCGGGCGGCTGCTCGACGCGGCACCCGACCCGGCCGCCGAACGCGCCGCGCTGGAGGCCCGCCAGCCCACCGGACGGCTCGTCTCCGCCGCCCAGGTGGCCGGTGCCATCGCCTATCTGGCGAGCCCGCTGTCCGGCGCCACCACGGGTACCGCCCTCGCCGTCGACGGCGGCATGCAGGGACTGCGCCTCAGGCAGGTGGCCCGGTGA
- a CDS encoding aldo/keto reductase: MNRLGRTGVQVSPLGFGGAAIGNLYREVGEEEAHEAVAAAWDAGIRYFDTAPHYGLGLSERRLGAALRRYPRDAYTISTKVGRRLEPVPGATGDDLADGFAVSADRRRVWDFSADGVQRTLEAGLERLGLDRVDVVYLHDPDDHGEQAFREGYPALEKLRSEGVVGAIGAGMNQTAMLTRFVMDTDVDVVLCAGRYTLLDQSALDDLLPLAVECRTSVVVGGAFNSGLLADPKPGATYDYAQAPQPLVERALRIKELAGRHGITVRAAALAFCAAHPAVASVLVGARTAAEVADCAEQFATPVPGEFWRELLESGLLSEEASP, from the coding sequence GTGAACCGGCTCGGCCGCACCGGCGTCCAGGTCAGCCCGCTCGGCTTCGGCGGGGCCGCCATCGGCAACCTCTACCGCGAGGTCGGCGAGGAGGAGGCGCACGAGGCGGTGGCCGCCGCCTGGGACGCGGGCATCCGCTACTTCGACACCGCCCCCCACTACGGACTCGGCCTGTCCGAACGCCGCCTCGGTGCCGCCCTGCGCCGGTACCCGCGCGACGCGTACACGATCTCGACGAAGGTAGGCCGCCGGCTGGAGCCCGTGCCCGGTGCCACCGGCGACGACCTGGCCGACGGCTTCGCCGTCTCCGCCGACCGCCGCCGCGTATGGGACTTCAGCGCGGACGGCGTACAGCGCACCCTGGAGGCCGGCCTGGAGCGGCTCGGCCTCGACCGGGTCGACGTCGTCTACCTCCACGACCCCGACGACCATGGCGAGCAGGCCTTCCGCGAGGGCTATCCGGCGCTGGAGAAGCTGCGCTCCGAGGGCGTCGTGGGCGCGATCGGCGCCGGGATGAACCAGACCGCCATGCTGACCCGCTTCGTCATGGACACCGACGTCGACGTGGTGCTGTGCGCCGGCCGCTACACGCTGCTGGACCAGAGTGCCCTGGACGACCTGCTGCCGCTGGCCGTCGAGTGCCGTACCTCCGTCGTCGTCGGCGGCGCCTTCAACTCCGGTCTCCTGGCCGATCCGAAGCCCGGCGCGACCTACGACTACGCCCAGGCACCGCAGCCCCTGGTCGAGCGGGCGCTGCGCATCAAGGAACTCGCCGGGCGCCACGGCATCACCGTGCGGGCCGCCGCCCTGGCCTTCTGCGCCGCCCACCCGGCCGTCGCCAGCGTCCTCGTGGGCGCCCGGACCGCCGCCGAAGTGGCGGACTGCGCCGAGCAGTTCGCGACGCCCGTGCCGGGGGAGTTCTGGCGGGAACTGCTCGAGTCCGGTCTGCTGTCCGAGGAGGCATCCCCATGA
- a CDS encoding L-rhamnose mutarotase → MRVALHTRVRADRVDAYEAAHRDVPKELTDAIRAAGATSWTIWRSEQDLFHVLECEDHGRLLAELEELPVNVAWQARMAQLLDVVHDYSRDGADAVAGLPVVWELP, encoded by the coding sequence ATGAGAGTCGCCCTGCACACCCGGGTCCGCGCCGACCGCGTCGACGCCTACGAAGCCGCCCACCGCGACGTCCCGAAGGAGCTGACGGACGCCATCCGGGCGGCCGGCGCGACCTCCTGGACGATCTGGCGCAGCGAGCAGGACCTCTTCCACGTCCTGGAGTGCGAGGACCACGGCCGTCTCCTCGCCGAACTGGAGGAGTTGCCCGTCAACGTGGCCTGGCAGGCCCGTATGGCCCAGCTCCTCGACGTGGTGCACGACTACTCCCGCGACGGCGCCGACGCCGTCGCGGGCCTGCCGGTGGTGTGGGAGCTGCCGTGA